AATCTGTAGTGTTAATGAAGCTATAGTGTTTGTCTTCATTTTGCAGCAGACAGCAGATTTTTTTCACACTGTTTTCATTAAGAAATGAAATGCAGACAACAACAACTGCCTTACTTATTTTATGGCCTTAACTCAACTTCTGTCAGGTACACACAGATCTACTTGGCTGGGATGCTGGCAGGGGTGTGCACCACTGTGATTGTGGCCCCAGGAGAGAGAATCAAGTGTTTACTTCAGGTAGGGCAATATCCTAATCTGTACACTTGAATCCACAGTATAAATTTAATATGACAAAAAAAGACTCATAAATAAGTGCTTTGGACAATTGTTATATCACCTCTGTCTTTCTGTGTCCACATTGTAATAGCTCACTTGACTTTCATTTACGATTAACAAGGCTTAAACTGCTGGCTTGCAAATTTTAATCAACCCTAgggttaaaatgtaattttaagaatCTTTTAAAATTGTAACACTTCAgctgtttgtccatatttaatccCAGTTTTCTTTGAAACACCCAGCATGTCTTAGGACAGCACAAGAAGAGAAATGTATTTGTCTAATTTActcacaaaagtaaaaaaaaaaaaaaaaacatgcattatgCATTCTCGGTTTGTTggagatatgtgcccagggctacatgtTTGAAAACTGAAAAATATGTACCCTGAGCtaagtgtgcattttttttttcagtttttgagaggtcaccatatacatttttttgacaATCTCCAATATTTACTGGGGCATTTTTTCTCATTTCttgaaaatccaccagaggctactgtGTATATTGTCTTGCCAATCTCAATGTCCTTCTTACTTGCATCTGTTAGAGGAGCCCGTTGGTTTGTCGCGCACAACTTTATCAGCTTTTTATCGACTGACACACAAAAATGATAAATTCCAGtgtgctatatatttttttatttattgtttgtgtaATATCTGTATTGAATAGGCTATATattgttttatgtgtattttagATCCTGCCCCTGGCTGGTCGAATGAAGTATACTGGACCATTAGATTGTGCTGTCAGACTTTATAAACAACAGGGCATTTGCAGTGTCTACAAGGGAACTATTCTTACTTTAATCAGAGGTGTGTGCACTGTACAGTGGTAAATATCATTGATTGTTTTCACTTAAACTTTGATTGACAACCCCAATCActgtgttaaatttaaaaatgacatttagcCCTGCAGGGCTAGTTTATAAGTACATCTGCCAACCACTTTCCCTCTTAAGCTAAGTGGTTGGATGATCAGATCAGTTTTCTGAAAAATTGATGAGAACCTAACTTCTAGAGCCCCTTACTTTATTATCAAGAcacaattgtatttaattacattttatttacaaaaagtgaaaaaagagcaactaacaaaaaaacagtaaatgaaTATGAAGATTCAATTGTGAgtgaacaaaaatatttattcaaaaataactAGAAGCTTTAGACAAGGAATTCTCACTCATGGACCTCAGTTATCCTCCAGTTTGGCAACAAAATTAAAACGAACATTATCCTAAAAtagtttgattttattattaatataaaaatgatataatatataaataatactataaaggttatattaaaattatagaaGAATGGCCTTTCTTGTGTTCTGTGACTGCTTCCTTCAGGTGCAGGTAATGGCagctaaaaattaaaaactgctgcatgtctgatgatgatgatatatatatatatatatatatatatatatatatatatatatatatatatatatatatatatatatatatatatatatatatatatatatatatatatatatatatagaatgtttCCTGAAGGATCTTTTGTGGTGGAATTTACACCTGCTGGTTAAACCGACACACctaagaattttattttttttttcactcacaCACATTGGTATTACGTAGGCCACGGTCAAATTGAAGAATTTGATCATTTAAACAACCaaatgtaaaatcaaaacacATTTGAGAAGATATTTAAAGTTCCTCGTCATCTTCTCCTGCTTCATTGTGCCCCTCTGTTGCTGGTATATTTCCCCTACTCCCTAGTTTTGTATTATCTGTTTAATTTCGTTACATTTGAAAGGAATTATGTTGATTATGTTGGATATGTACAATGTAATATACATTGGAATACATAGCAATACTTAAATGTTATAGTAAGCCTAAGTTTCAATCACTTTTTcctcccttaaaaaaaaaaaaaaactttttaacaaaattatctcAAAATGCAATAAGAAATGTTTTAATGCCTTTAGCCTTTATGAATCACTGAGATAGTTACCTAAATgacaattaattattaatatatttttaatggccaggatttacattacaaatacacataatatacaaaaaacatCATTTACAGTAGAAgtatttagcatgttttgttgttttgttaacATTAAAGAGAACTTGTGTAACCCAATTTTTGCTGCTCCACTCTGACTTCTACAGTATTTTCTTCCCTGCTATCAACAGCTAGCAGCTCTTTGGTCGCCCACATTCTTATTAATATATCTGCTTTTGTGCTCGGCATAAGAGGGAAATGAATACAGATTTATATTGAGTTTAATAACAGCatccattatcatcatcatttacttTCGATGTAACCAAATATAGATATTGTGTGGTTGCCGAAGCTTTAGAGCAAACTGTATGCTCttggaaaaaaatatgtttgcagcTCACATTCCTTGCGCATAATGATGCATTTTGAAGTAAAGAGAATTGGCAATAAACTTCAGCAAGATAAGGTAAActccagctaaaaaaaaaactataaataaagtataatcatGGGAACTTTGATCTCAGAGAGTTTCATTGCGTTGCTGTGGTAACGAATGCAGAAATGCACTGTTTGCTGTGCTTGTTTTTAGCCACTGAAAACATCCTGTAAAAGATTTACTCTTTTCAAGTTCATGGGGTAGCTTTCCCAGTATCTGTAATATAGTGTGTTAAATTTGTTTAGTtattcaagtgtaaaacgagatgaaacaAGTGATGCATGTGTGGATCAGTGAGCAcagttaaaaaatttaaagtaagTCACTTATTGTCTTGGTAACGTAAATGTAATGTAGATAGTGACAAGATATTTCTATTTTTAAGCACTCTTTTTTCGGTgagccagttatttactgtaactgaaccgatacagtgagtggctggcaacagtgttgccagttatttactgtaactgaaccgatacagtgagtggctggcaacagtgttgctagttaattactgtaatagagcagcagtggtaactaactggaaactgtacagttaattactgtattgtagttttacaaatcacagcattatactgcatacacattaatagtctgtcatatatagttattgtagtgttactaaaatgaatcagtattcttagctgttattaaaaaatagaaggcacaacattttttagacaaatttattttattgttttggcaccaaacaaataaataacagaaaaagaataacaaaattaaatcagcagatataaatattgtcttgcatattacaggtctgcacagtaaggctgcggtcacattaacatttgagcaagcaaaattctgtcatactgcactgcgaagtggaattaaacaaaataattagagattgaaaaagcaagccagagaggtcatgttttgatctttgattggtctcaagcaatcacatgatgtgatttcgcatgtcagcgttctccaagcttgatctttccaatgctgcgaattatgaaatttgtcgcatgagctagcattccaggtctgcagtactcacatgcgtatgaatggaagtctatagggagaaaagtgcagtgtgaccaggactttaagctgtaactctaattaaacacacctgatcaaactaattaaggcttgttagaaatctacaggtaatgttgaagcagggtgggtactaaactctgctgccctgcagttctccaggaacttggagtttgacccccatggtatttagcaggggtgctcaatcctatTCCTTGATATcctccttcctgcagatttcagttgctacccatattaaacacacctgactgtaattatcaagtggtgttcaggtcctaattacttggtttaggtgtgtttgatatgggcagcaactgaaatctgtaagaaggtagatcagcaaatgaacagcaaaaaacacaacataattatttaaaattttaaagttttaaataattaaaaactgtgtcaattaaatgttattttatctcaataaaaagtttaaaataattataaaaaataaaaagttggcaacactgaaatACCAAAGGATCCagtcttttattgttataataatctcatgacaacaaacttttttattgtttgtaatataaattcataggtggaaacactgttgtgaaaaatacttagcaacaaacctgggaccggacagtggagcttttgtgtgtggatggctatgtgtatcatgtttttgtgattccctgtgatgatgtgcacatgttcccttactgagatgatggaatttaattttggcttagttgccagaaagatacatacaactgttagcatctgtacattatggcagtgtgcaatatccaataaatacatatacttaaaaaaaagtaatgtaagaagttatatgaggagaggctaactagctaacaatgtaaatttcaagtacacagttcaagataacaacaatataacttaaaacacagccttatttcagaatccctcaaaaacatttgaacacattttacttactcattgtagattcttatttaaagcctaatacatatcagactctacatctgaattgatagacagagaatagagcatacttagcagtaaacaaatcaaacacctggctcccttaaagggccagcattttctgaaaactctttctaacacctttgtgtttagaataagacagacaacctgtgggagtgtgtggtgatgcctaaatcattattgtctgcctttaaaatgcttgtctctataaatagcaacataaaccgtcagagaagatgggacagtaatggttgaacattaatttgctatttattgtcagttactttctgtaatgagtacataaagtaaattactggaatttattctttgcactacacaatttcctacaaagtctactccttttacagtaaaataatatgtgttaataaataataaatgtttccttttattacagcaaaacactggctattttacagttatttactgcacaatctacagagtaacagtgcagttatactaattaaacacacctgatcaaactaaatctaaaggaagtgtgttgaagcagggctggaactaaattctgctgggctgcagcCCTTCAGGAGTTCGACATCCCATGTAcctagcatattttcaaaggaattgcctacatttatcacaatcatgcacatatcattaaataaaaacaataaaaatataaaaacttcatccaaagcaaaaaaataaataaataaataatctgatcctcatgttgttccaaacctgtagtaataataataataataaaaacaaataatctgattaatacatttatttaggaaagcctttatactatactgttaatgccacttttacctacttcatttgaagttttccaaacaaattcattgagtctctgcaaaaatgtatgtacgtgctgtttaagatattttttaaataacacatttttatttagcaaaatactaatattcagcttaaagtgcaatttaaaagcttgactataggctaaactaggctaatttaattatagaaaagttaacaaagttataaaaatgattgtgataatttggttgctctgtgtgaatatttttgcctttaaatgcatctcgtcgatatctttaccttttaatcagctctgtgacattgacattggttgactcctgatactcaatgttaaaaacataaaaggaaccaaagaaaacacagggatggctgcagagaaatttagcttatcatcaatgcattgtctcactttctcctcaatactgaccattcacataccaaaactgaacagtatatatatatatatatatatatatatatatatatatatatatatatatatatatatatatatatatatatagcaacataaagcatcagagtacatggggtaataatggttgagcagtaatttaccatttattatcacagtaactatctgtaatgggtacataaagtaaattactgtaatttattctttgcactacaaaatttcatcatatcctgctccttttacagtaaaatactgtttccttttattactgcaaaacactggctattttacagttatttactgcataatctacagtaagggttaacagtgtatagGTGAACCTGTATGTTTTTTCATACCTGTTGCTCTGTTTTGACTTTTTTAGCATTTACAGCAATTGACTGTGCGTTAAGGAATGCAGCCATGCTTGTTGACAAGACTTGATGTGACTTTAGAGCCACTAGCTTTACTCATTGTAAAAAGCAcaaaagaaataaagatgaattgaattgataaATGCTAACATCTATTTTCTTTTTGAGTTATTTAGATGTGCCCTCAAATGGTGTATACTTTCTAACATATGACTACTTAAAACACTATCTGACCCCTGATGGAGAATGGTAAGTGTCACTAGATTTCTGTTTATAAATACTATGAGGTTTTGAAGCTAAAATATATGTATCCTTTTCCTAGTGTTCATCACCTCAGCACATCCAGAGTTCTTCTTGCTGGTGGGATTGCTGGCATGATAAACTGGCTAATTGCTCTGCCTGCAGATGTGCTGAAGTCAAACTACCAATCAGGTATGGCAACATAACAGACATTTCTTCAAAATGTGGTACAGTGACgacttatatattattaaatggtTGCAAATTTTACTGATTAACTACAGAACtgcacaacacaatctcacggcaattcgtaactttttcatttagtggctaattcgtatgaattcgtacgatctaattcgtacaatttagtacgatttgcttatcccccaatgacggttggggttaggggtggggtcaggtgccatgcctcctttttaaaatcgtaccatttcgtacgactgaactcatacaaattcgtacgaattagccactaaactggcaaaatgtaaaatacttacgttttctcgtgagatcaggctggaactgCACAATTGTCCATGATTCATGCCAGCAATTCACTTAAAGTTGCTTTTCTTTTGTGTGGTATTTCATAGGAAAACCCTGCATCATGTTTAATGATCATCTGCAAAATAAATTGCTAGCTGTGCAACACCACAGTAACATACTATAATACACTCAAAAACAGTGCTTGCTCTttgttcagactacttatttaaaatgattgaaCCAACAATTCTTGatcttttttgggacaactttaattgttttatgttcaatccacttcaatttgtaacaACCAGTAAGttaattccttcatgtcgtcccaagttatttaagcttttttttttttttttagcttatttcAGCCATCTtctaaattaattttcatttatacaGGATTAAACCAAAAGTGGTAAGTgagtttattgtaaaataaatttaaattatataaattaaaaagtaaaggtGTCACGTGACATAAAAGATGAGGAACCCAATTGCAAGAAAAAACAAAGTCTTTTAATATAGTTCTCACAAATAGACAGAATAATGGTGAGTGGCTGGAGGCACTGAACAGGTGAATAATATAGTGGTGGTCTGGTTCGGCAACACTGATCAAATGTTCATAAAACTCATCAACAGAGCAGATAAAACATTCGTCATAGAAGAGACCGGGATGTCTCAGATGTACTTCATCAACAGAGCGGATCACACATTCATCAGGAAGAAACAGGAAGCATCAGATACTGCAACATGGAATACAACCAgaccactcaccaccagcgaaGAGAAGAGCctgacaaaacacaaagaacCGTGAGcaaaacaacgaactgacaacgtgagacaggaacgctgaacatttataggcacaaaaaatgcgctacacctgtagcgcgctgattaTCAGCCGAGCGGCGCTACGGAACAGTTCCGGTAACaaagatcatgtgaccgctcagctgatgacatgaaaacaaacacccactgacagccacgtgacacccacacaaacacagagagagaaaggcacacatacttagaaacacgtatcataataatgaactgtcacacaacgcagacacttcaaataaggagcagatgaatccacaaccgtgacattaccctctCCCCTAGGGACGCCTCCTGGCGTCCCCAGACAAgcctacctggcgattgtaatcatcgataagagagtggtCCAGTATGTCCCCGGCTGGAACCCAACTTCTCTCCTCCGgaccgtaaccttcccagtccaccaagtactgaaatcctcgtcccctccgtctagagtccagaatgcgcttaaccgaataagcagtctccccatctacgagacgcggcgggggggggaACTGGAGTGTGcggattaattgccgtatgaaaaacgggctttactttGGATACATGAAatacgggatgaattctcctgtacgctggaggtaatttgaggcggattgccactggactaatgattttagtgacaataaaagggccaataaatttaggagctaacTTATTGCAAACGGTGCGGAGAGGAATGTTTTTAgaagaaagccacactttttgaccgacaacgtaaacgggaggcttagaccggtggcgatcggctttagccttggtgcgcgtcCCCACtcggaggagggtctgtctggccctgttccaagtgcgacggcacctctggacaaaggcgtgaacagagggaaccgcgacttcggattccagactgggaaaaactggtggctggtaacctagactacactgaaacggagaaaggcccgtggacgacactggtaacgaattatgtgcgtactccacccacgaaagTTGCTGACTCCAGGAGGAGGGATTCTGCGAGACCAAACATCGCAATGTgcgctcaagatcctgattggctctctcggtctgaccgttactctggggatgaaaaccagaagaaagactaacagtggcccccaataaacggcagaattctctccagaatctagagacaaactgaggccccctgtcagaaaccacgtccgtcgggaggccatgaatgcgaaagacatgatcaatgacagcaaccgctgtctctctggctgatggtaatttgggcagagagataaaatgagcagccttcgagaaccTGTCCACCACGGTCAAAACTACCGTGTTACCGTTAGAGGATGGAAGACCCGTAACAAAATCTAGCgagatgtgtgaccagggtcttGAAGGTACTGACAGCGGTTGAAGGAGCCCAGCAGGTGGGCGATTGGAAGACTTAGAAACCgcacagacagagcaagccaatacaaaatcgcgcacatcacgagccatagttggccaccagaatcgttgtTTGATAACGAATAACGTACGACTCACCCCTGGGTGACAAGCTACCttggaggaatgaccccaccgGACAACGTCGGACCGTAATTCCTCCGGCACGAATAACCGACTCGGTGGGCATCcgatcgggggcgttaccccattcAAGGCTGTGCGAACCCTCGACTCGATCTCCCAGGAAATGTTCGCTACAACAATCCCCTGGGGAAGCACAGGATCAGGTGATGACAAGCGATCCGATGGGTCGAAAAGACGTGATAATGCGTCAGGTTTGATGTTTTTGGAGCCTGGTCTGTAAGAGATCGTAAAATTAAaccgtccgaaaaataatgcccaccgagcctgcctggagtttAATCTTTTAGCAGATCTAATATATTCAAgattcttatgatcggtccagaCGATAAAGGGCACCCCCGAGCCCTCTAACCAATggcgccactcctccaaagcaagTTTGACGGCCAAcaactctcgattaccaatgtcgtaatttcttTCAGCAGGAGATAATCGATGAGAGAAATACGCGCAAGGATGGATCTTGCCATCCGAGGAGGAGCGCTGGGACAGAATGGCTCCGACCCCAACCTCAGACGCatcgacctccaccac
The nucleotide sequence above comes from Danio rerio strain Tuebingen ecotype United States chromosome 23, GRCz12tu, whole genome shotgun sequence. Encoded proteins:
- the si:dkey-150i13.2 gene encoding mitochondrial carnitine/acylcarnitine carrier protein isoform X12; translated protein: MGAPLAGVTPMMALNFFGFGLGKELLQRDPTVPATYTQIYLAGMLAGVCTTVIVAPGERIKCLLQILPLAGRMKYTGPLDCAVRLYKQQGICSVYKGTILTLIRDVPSNGVYFLTYDYLKHYLTPDGECVHHLSTSRVLLAGGIAGMINWLIALPADVLKSNYQSATDGRYQGVRHVLRTLLKEEGAQGLYKGFSAVMLRAFPANAETRKDQKQEINPVIEYI
- the si:dkey-150i13.2 gene encoding mitochondrial carnitine/acylcarnitine carrier protein isoform X10: MGAPLAGVTPMMALNFFGFGLGKELLQRDPTVPATYTQIYLAGMLAGVCTTVIVAPGERIKCLLQILPLAGRMKYTGPLDCAVRLYKQQGICSVYKGTILTLIRDVPSNGVYFLTYDYLKHYLTPDGECVHHLSTSRVLLAGGIAGMINWLIALPADVLKSNYQSATDGRYQGVRHVLRTLLKEEGAQGLYKGFSAVMLRAFPANAACFLGFEVALKYLNYIAPDW
- the si:dkey-150i13.2 gene encoding mitochondrial carnitine/acylcarnitine carrier protein isoform X11 — translated: MGAPLAGVTPMMALNFFGFGLGKELLQRDPTVPATYTQIYLAGMLAGVCTTVIVAPGERIKCLLQILPLAGRMKYTGPLDCAVRLYKQQGICSVYKGTILTLIRDVPSNGVYFLTYDYLKHYLTPDGECVHHLSTSRVLLAGGIAGMINWLIALPADVLKSNYQSATDGRYQGVRHVLRTLLKEEGAQGLYKGFSAVMLRAFPANAGKIKSSSSKSSVCVLLKGE